A window of Streptomyces armeniacus contains these coding sequences:
- a CDS encoding anti-sigma factor family protein — MNGTDNGLTPAEQHLGDRLAALVDGELGHDARERVLSHLATCWSCKAEADAQRRLKNVFADSAPPPPSDGLLARLQGLPAGGDTGSASGPGDGPERGDGADGGPMPGVLRRARSPLALDYLPAGRGASALTPDRGFRIHRGHEVERTPSRGRRFAFVAAGAFSVAALALSGPLNSGSAGGSPVAAGERGGASAGPARTPASPAAADRDGRRRGGSGGEAGQQRAATASPRPAATTSVRTQLMASMSVPVRDHPLMRGSSAFTPSLTRPPAPSRALAADKRTPMGAVPGRTPAATAPAPAPATPAATPPR; from the coding sequence GTGAACGGCACGGACAACGGCCTGACGCCTGCCGAGCAGCATCTCGGCGACCGTCTGGCGGCACTCGTGGACGGCGAGCTGGGGCACGACGCGCGCGAGCGGGTCCTGTCGCATCTGGCCACCTGCTGGAGCTGTAAGGCCGAAGCCGACGCCCAGCGCCGTCTCAAGAATGTCTTCGCGGACTCCGCTCCGCCGCCCCCCTCGGACGGCCTGCTGGCCCGCCTCCAGGGCCTGCCCGCGGGCGGCGACACCGGCTCAGCCTCCGGCCCCGGTGACGGCCCGGAGCGCGGTGACGGTGCGGACGGCGGGCCCATGCCGGGCGTCCTCCGCCGGGCCCGCTCCCCGCTGGCCCTGGACTATCTGCCCGCCGGGCGCGGAGCGAGCGCGCTCACCCCGGACCGTGGATTCCGCATACATCGCGGGCACGAGGTGGAGCGGACGCCCTCGCGCGGGCGCCGGTTCGCCTTCGTCGCGGCAGGCGCCTTCTCGGTGGCCGCCCTCGCACTGAGCGGACCGCTCAACTCCGGCTCGGCCGGGGGATCACCCGTCGCGGCCGGCGAGCGCGGCGGCGCCTCCGCAGGCCCCGCCCGTACGCCCGCCTCGCCCGCGGCCGCGGACCGGGACGGACGCCGCCGGGGCGGCTCCGGCGGCGAGGCCGGGCAGCAGCGCGCGGCCACCGCGTCGCCGCGGCCCGCGGCCACCACCTCCGTACGGACACAGCTGATGGCCAGCATGTCCGTGCCTGTCCGGGACCACCCCCTGATGCGCGGGTCGTCGGCCTTCACACCCTCGCTGACGCGCCCGCCCGCGCCGTCCCGGGCGCTGGCCGCCGACAAGCGGACGCCGATGGGCGCTGTCCCGGGCCGCACTCCGGCGGCGACGGCACCGGCACCCGCGCCCGCCACACCAGCGGCCACCCCACCACGCTGA
- the sigE gene encoding RNA polymerase sigma factor SigE, whose product MVGAPLDTTRADRGGAAAAGGLRVLRRFRRSAGEPKSVTKNADHVHTADSAATATFDTDADAQAWTPPTWEEIVSTHSARVYRLAYRLTGNQHDAEDLTQEVFVRVFRSLSTYTPGTFEGWLHRITTNLFLDTVRRKQRIRFDALADDAAERLPSREPTPQQHFNDTHFDADVQQALDTLAPEFRAAVVLCDIEGLSYEEIAATLGVKLGTVRSRIHRGRSHLRKALQHRSPAARAEQQRALSAAVPGGLSGEVGAE is encoded by the coding sequence ATGGTAGGGGCTCCACTGGACACCACCAGAGCCGACAGGGGAGGTGCGGCTGCGGCCGGAGGCCTGAGAGTGCTGAGGCGCTTTCGCAGGTCGGCGGGCGAGCCGAAATCCGTGACCAAGAATGCTGACCACGTCCACACAGCCGACTCCGCTGCGACCGCCACGTTCGACACTGATGCGGACGCCCAGGCGTGGACCCCTCCCACGTGGGAGGAGATCGTCAGCACGCACAGCGCCCGGGTCTACCGGCTGGCGTACCGCCTGACCGGGAACCAGCACGACGCCGAGGACCTCACTCAGGAGGTCTTCGTCCGCGTCTTCCGGTCGCTGTCCACGTACACGCCCGGCACCTTCGAGGGCTGGCTGCACCGCATCACCACGAACCTCTTCCTGGACACCGTGCGCCGCAAGCAGCGCATCCGCTTCGACGCGCTCGCCGACGACGCGGCGGAGCGGCTGCCCAGCCGCGAGCCCACCCCGCAGCAGCACTTCAACGACACGCACTTCGACGCCGACGTGCAGCAGGCACTCGACACGCTCGCCCCGGAGTTCCGGGCGGCCGTGGTGCTCTGCGACATCGAGGGGCTGTCGTACGAGGAGATCGCCGCCACCCTGGGCGTGAAGCTCGGCACCGTGCGCAGCCGCATCCACCGCGGCCGCTCGCACCTGCGCAAGGCCCTGCAGCACCGTTCGCCCGCCGCCCGCGCCGAGCAGCAGCGCGCGTTGAGCGCGGCGGTCCCCGGTGGTCTGTCCGGGGAGGTCGGGGCGGAGTGA
- a CDS encoding O-methyltransferase — MRRLRGQERAITGNRQTSWAFADAYCAELVENAEGVALRWARDRAREAGLSSVSSATGAALRLLAATADAKAVAEIGTGTGVSGIHLLRGMRPDGVLTTVDIEPERQQFARQAFRGAGFAGNRARFIPGRALDVLPRLADGGYDLVFCDGDRMEYPDYLGESLRLLRTGGLVCFEGVFADGHTVDSGTQRAEVLKLRELLRTVRESAALAVSLLPVGDGLLCAVKQGR; from the coding sequence TTGCGTCGACTACGGGGACAGGAGAGGGCCATTACCGGCAACCGGCAGACCAGCTGGGCGTTCGCCGATGCGTACTGCGCCGAGCTCGTCGAGAACGCCGAGGGCGTGGCACTGCGCTGGGCCCGTGACCGGGCCCGGGAAGCGGGGCTGTCCTCGGTGTCGTCGGCCACGGGCGCGGCCCTCCGGCTGCTCGCCGCCACGGCCGACGCCAAGGCGGTGGCCGAGATCGGCACGGGCACCGGCGTCTCCGGAATACATCTGCTGCGCGGCATGCGCCCGGACGGCGTGCTGACCACGGTCGACATCGAACCGGAACGCCAGCAATTCGCCCGGCAGGCATTCCGCGGCGCCGGTTTCGCGGGCAACCGGGCGCGCTTCATTCCGGGCCGCGCGCTGGATGTCCTGCCCCGTCTCGCGGACGGCGGTTACGACCTCGTGTTCTGCGACGGCGACCGAATGGAATACCCGGATTACCTCGGCGAATCGTTGCGCCTGCTGCGCACGGGCGGCCTCGTCTGCTTCGAGGGCGTCTTCGCCGACGGCCACACGGTCGACTCCGGAACCCAGCGCGCCGAAGTGCTCAAGCTGCGTGAACTGCTGCGCACCGTACGGGAGAGCGCGGCGCTGGCGGTCTCCCTGCTGCCGGTCGGTGACGGGCTGCTGTGCGCCGTCAAGCAGGGCCGCTGA
- a CDS encoding DUF3117 domain-containing protein codes for MAAMKPRTGDGPLEVTKEGRGIVMRVPLEGGGRLVVELTPDEAVALGEELKKVCG; via the coding sequence ATGGCGGCCATGAAGCCGCGAACGGGCGACGGCCCGCTCGAGGTGACCAAGGAGGGGCGGGGCATCGTCATGCGCGTTCCGCTCGAAGGCGGTGGGCGACTCGTCGTCGAGCTGACCCCGGACGAGGCGGTAGCGCTCGGCGAAGAGCTGAAGAAGGTCTGCGGCTGA
- a CDS encoding enoyl-CoA hydratase-related protein, translated as MADTVLYDLTEGLATITLNRPDAMNALDDETKAALRDALRTAADETAVRAVLLTGNGRAFCVGQDLKEHIGALREKGGSALTTVREHYNPITLTLSGMPKPVVAAVNGVAAGAGAGFAFAADYRLMADTAAFNTSFAGVALTADSGMSWSLPRLVGTARATELLLFPRNVKAPEALELGLANRVVAAADLAAEAESVARQLAQGPTAAYAALKESLAFGASHSLAETLEKEAELQIRAGGSADHAIAVEAFVNKEQPRYTGR; from the coding sequence ATGGCCGACACCGTGCTCTACGACCTCACCGAGGGTCTCGCGACGATCACACTCAACCGCCCCGACGCGATGAACGCTCTCGACGACGAGACGAAGGCGGCGCTGCGCGACGCGCTGCGGACCGCGGCGGACGAAACGGCCGTACGGGCCGTGCTGCTCACCGGGAACGGCCGCGCCTTCTGCGTGGGACAGGACCTCAAGGAGCACATCGGCGCGCTGCGCGAGAAGGGCGGCAGCGCGCTCACCACCGTGCGCGAACACTACAACCCCATCACGCTCACGCTCTCCGGCATGCCGAAGCCCGTCGTGGCCGCCGTGAACGGCGTCGCGGCGGGCGCCGGCGCGGGCTTCGCCTTCGCGGCGGACTACCGGCTGATGGCCGACACGGCCGCCTTCAACACCTCCTTCGCCGGGGTGGCGCTCACCGCCGACTCCGGGATGTCCTGGTCACTGCCGCGGCTGGTCGGCACCGCCCGCGCCACGGAGTTGCTGCTTTTCCCGCGCAACGTCAAGGCGCCCGAGGCGCTCGAACTCGGCCTGGCCAACAGGGTGGTGGCCGCCGCGGACCTGGCCGCCGAAGCGGAGTCGGTGGCCCGGCAGTTGGCGCAGGGGCCGACCGCCGCCTACGCCGCGCTCAAGGAGTCGCTCGCCTTCGGCGCCTCGCACTCGCTGGCGGAAACCCTGGAGAAGGAGGCGGAGTTGCAGATCCGCGCCGGGGGCTCGGCCGACCACGCCATCGCCGTCGAGGCGTTCGTGAACAAGGAGCAGCCCCGCTACACCGGCCGCTGA
- a CDS encoding DNA-3-methyladenine glycosylase I produces MTSTEDTGGGAGGGGAGAEGAAQPGPDGRLRCPWGLSAEDYVAYHDAEWGRPVHGDDALYERLSLEAFQSGLSWLTILRRREGFRAAFSGFKISEVAAFTAADEERLLADTGIIRNRAKITATIANARVAAELAPGELDALIWSFAPDPDGRPAPRTLTDVPAITPESTAMSKALKKLGFRFVGPTTAYALMQACGLVDDHLADCWARGAR; encoded by the coding sequence GTGACGAGCACTGAGGACACGGGCGGCGGCGCGGGCGGGGGCGGCGCGGGCGCCGAGGGCGCGGCGCAGCCCGGCCCGGACGGGCGGCTGCGCTGCCCGTGGGGCCTGTCCGCCGAGGACTACGTGGCGTACCACGACGCCGAGTGGGGCCGCCCGGTGCACGGGGACGACGCGCTGTACGAGCGGCTGAGCCTGGAGGCGTTCCAGTCCGGGCTGTCCTGGCTCACGATCCTGCGCCGCCGGGAGGGCTTCCGGGCCGCGTTCAGCGGGTTCAAGATCTCGGAGGTCGCGGCCTTCACGGCGGCGGACGAGGAGCGGCTGCTCGCTGACACGGGCATCATCCGGAACCGCGCCAAGATCACGGCCACGATCGCGAACGCACGGGTGGCCGCGGAGCTGGCACCGGGGGAGCTGGACGCGCTGATCTGGTCGTTCGCGCCGGACCCGGACGGCCGCCCCGCACCCCGTACGCTCACGGACGTCCCCGCGATCACCCCGGAGTCGACGGCGATGTCCAAGGCCCTCAAGAAGCTCGGCTTCCGCTTCGTCGGACCCACCACGGCGTACGCGCTGATGCAGGCGTGCGGCCTGGTCGACGACCACCTGGCCGACTGCTGGGCCCGCGGCGCGCGCTGA
- a CDS encoding DivIVA domain-containing protein: MAVFWFLLISLVVVVAAVTLAVLGSGDGRGPDQAAVGGLTDVPPDRLDDPLPAHRQVGRADVETLRLPLAARGYRMREVDDVLDRLGAELAERDARIAELESALAGAQAAAMGRTDLFKGVEERRRDEH, from the coding sequence ATGGCCGTGTTCTGGTTCTTGCTGATCTCGCTGGTCGTGGTGGTCGCCGCGGTCACGCTCGCGGTGCTCGGCAGCGGGGACGGGCGCGGCCCGGACCAGGCCGCGGTCGGCGGCCTCACCGACGTGCCGCCGGACCGGCTGGACGACCCGCTGCCCGCGCACCGGCAGGTGGGCCGCGCTGACGTGGAGACGCTGCGGCTGCCGCTGGCGGCCCGCGGATACCGCATGCGGGAGGTCGACGACGTGCTCGACCGGCTCGGCGCGGAGCTGGCCGAGCGGGACGCCCGCATCGCCGAGCTGGAGTCCGCGCTGGCCGGTGCGCAGGCGGCGGCCATGGGGCGTACGGACCTGTTCAAGGGCGTGGAGGAGAGACGACGTGACGAGCACTGA
- the folP gene encoding dihydropteroate synthase: protein MLRLGTREFGGNEPVIMAIVNRTPDSFYDRGATFRDEPALDRVEQAMSEGAAIIDVGGVKAGPGDEVTVEEEVRRTVGFVAEVRRRYPDVVISVDTWRHEVGEAVCAAGADLLNDAWGGADPELAAVAARHGAGLVCTHVGGAQPRTRPHRVTYEGGDVMADILRVTLGLAERAAGLGVRRDGILIDPGHDFGKSTRHSLEATRRLDEMTATGWPVLVSLSNKDFVGETLDKPVKERLTGTLATTAVSAWLGAQVYRVHEVAETRQVLDMVASIAGHRSPAVARRGLA from the coding sequence ATGCTGCGCCTGGGGACACGCGAGTTCGGCGGGAACGAGCCGGTGATCATGGCGATCGTGAACCGGACGCCGGACTCCTTCTACGACCGCGGCGCCACCTTCCGCGACGAGCCGGCCCTGGACCGCGTCGAGCAGGCGATGTCAGAGGGCGCTGCCATCATCGACGTCGGCGGGGTGAAGGCCGGTCCGGGCGACGAGGTGACGGTCGAGGAGGAGGTGCGCCGTACGGTCGGCTTCGTGGCCGAGGTCCGGCGGCGCTATCCGGACGTGGTGATCAGCGTGGACACCTGGCGGCACGAGGTCGGCGAGGCGGTCTGCGCCGCGGGCGCGGACCTGCTCAACGACGCGTGGGGCGGCGCCGATCCGGAGCTGGCCGCGGTGGCGGCGCGGCACGGCGCCGGGCTGGTCTGCACGCACGTGGGCGGCGCCCAGCCGCGTACGCGCCCGCACCGGGTGACGTACGAGGGCGGCGACGTGATGGCCGACATCCTGCGGGTCACGCTCGGGCTGGCGGAGCGGGCGGCCGGGCTCGGCGTGCGCCGCGACGGCATCCTGATCGACCCGGGGCACGACTTCGGGAAGTCGACCCGGCACTCGCTGGAGGCCACCCGGCGGCTGGACGAGATGACGGCGACGGGCTGGCCGGTCCTGGTCTCCCTGTCCAACAAGGACTTCGTCGGCGAGACGCTGGACAAGCCGGTCAAGGAGCGGCTGACCGGGACGCTCGCGACGACCGCCGTGTCGGCCTGGCTGGGCGCGCAGGTGTACCGCGTGCACGAGGTCGCCGAGACCCGCCAGGTGCTGGACATGGTGGCGTCCATCGCGGGCCACCGCAGCCCGGCCGTGGCCCGGCGCGGACTGGCCTGA